The Nocardioides humi genome includes a region encoding these proteins:
- a CDS encoding AMP-binding protein: MAEQLKTVRDRYSDEEIASYYAQGFWQESSFYRLATDQAAATPDAPFLVDSSTSLTYAEFADRVLRLAAGLHRAGLRRGERIAVQLPNWVEFPLVAAAASRIGAIVVPIMPIYRGDEVGYVVQHSGAAFAVTCGEFRGFDHAAMFAELRPRTPDLRKVFVARAGASGADSLDALFATGEPAELEAEVGADSSPDDGFLIVYTSGTTSRPKGCFHTFNTLRSSAAAIAQSLDYTAADVQFGPSPITHSTGLVTSVVLPLLAGAKSYLMEAWDPAEGLRIIEEHRCTAAVTATPFLQMLMGAYEPGKHDASSLRLWVCAGSPIPGSVVEQSREMFAGCQTLSLYGRSENFLTTMCTVRDAPTRSASSDGSALAGAEVRVVDSEGRELPRGEEGTSPTTVRVT, from the coding sequence ATGGCGGAGCAGTTGAAGACGGTTCGGGACCGATACTCGGATGAGGAGATCGCCTCGTACTACGCGCAGGGCTTCTGGCAGGAGTCCAGCTTCTACCGCCTGGCCACCGACCAGGCGGCCGCGACGCCGGACGCCCCGTTCCTCGTGGACTCCTCCACGTCGCTCACGTACGCCGAGTTCGCCGACCGCGTGCTCCGGCTCGCCGCCGGGCTCCACCGCGCGGGCCTGCGCCGCGGTGAGCGGATCGCGGTGCAGCTGCCGAACTGGGTCGAGTTCCCGCTCGTCGCCGCCGCGGCCTCGCGGATCGGCGCGATCGTCGTGCCGATCATGCCGATCTACCGCGGTGACGAGGTCGGGTACGTCGTGCAGCACTCCGGAGCGGCGTTCGCGGTGACCTGCGGGGAGTTCCGCGGCTTCGACCACGCCGCGATGTTCGCCGAGCTGCGCCCGCGGACTCCCGACCTGCGCAAGGTGTTCGTGGCGCGTGCGGGCGCCTCGGGCGCCGACTCGCTGGACGCCCTCTTCGCGACGGGCGAGCCGGCCGAGCTGGAGGCCGAGGTGGGTGCCGACTCGTCGCCGGACGACGGCTTCCTGATCGTCTACACGTCGGGGACCACGTCGCGGCCCAAGGGCTGCTTCCACACCTTCAACACCCTGCGCTCGAGCGCCGCGGCGATCGCGCAGAGCCTGGACTACACCGCCGCGGACGTGCAGTTCGGCCCGTCGCCGATCACGCACAGCACGGGTCTGGTGACCAGCGTCGTGCTGCCCCTGCTGGCCGGCGCGAAGTCCTACCTCATGGAGGCCTGGGACCCGGCTGAGGGGCTGCGCATCATCGAGGAGCACCGGTGCACCGCCGCCGTCACGGCGACCCCGTTCCTGCAGATGCTCATGGGCGCCTACGAGCCGGGCAAGCACGACGCCTCGAGCCTGCGCCTGTGGGTGTGCGCCGGCTCGCCGATCCCGGGCTCGGTCGTCGAGCAGTCGCGCGAGATGTTCGCCGGCTGCCAGACGCTCTCGCTGTACGGCCGCTCGGAGAACTTCCTCACGACGATGTGCACGGTGCGCGACGCGCCGACCCGCTCCGCCTCCTCCGACGGATCGGCCCTCGCGGGTGCGGAGGTCCGCGTGGTCGACTCCGAGGGCCGGGAGCTGCCGCGAGGCGAGGAGGGGACATCGCCTACCACGGTCCGAGTCACATGA